A DNA window from Chloroflexota bacterium contains the following coding sequences:
- a CDS encoding MFS transporter, with protein sequence MTHTEKRKLVGLTYAAMAQHGIALVLMGPVLPSIMETFKVHESAAGLMLGLGSLGFALGPMVAGTITDRAGVKRALLLGLWIEALMLGLLGFAPAFRWIIITNMLLHFFAAFVETSVNVMPTLIERRNAGSLMNIVHLFFSVGALVSPILAGMILKTTGSWRLVFWFVALPTILLALIAWRTPFPDQRAGAAKTKRPVPLGTLLRDRSILLGALALFLYVGAEVGVSNWIVLYLKRRLGFATLASTSGLSVLWVGIMVGRYLNSRLARTRSSRELVLWAGVGGLFTGLGLLTARTPLMAYVWLGAIGLCMSGVFPNIMAELNGRDPARAGAVTGILTVGAAAGAMVSQPLLGVVAERMGLPVAMALPGIMMGLLTVAYLGAVDIKPGEREMEAANP encoded by the coding sequence GTGACGCATACAGAGAAACGGAAGCTGGTGGGACTGACGTACGCCGCAATGGCGCAGCACGGCATCGCCCTGGTGCTGATGGGCCCCGTACTGCCATCGATCATGGAGACGTTCAAGGTTCATGAGTCCGCGGCCGGGCTCATGCTGGGCCTCGGCTCTTTGGGATTCGCTTTGGGCCCGATGGTCGCCGGGACGATCACCGATCGAGCCGGGGTCAAGCGGGCGCTGCTCCTGGGGCTGTGGATCGAGGCGCTCATGCTCGGCCTGTTGGGATTCGCCCCGGCCTTCCGCTGGATCATCATCACCAACATGCTGTTGCACTTCTTCGCCGCCTTCGTGGAGACGTCCGTGAACGTGATGCCGACGCTCATCGAGCGCCGCAACGCCGGCTCCCTGATGAACATCGTGCACCTCTTCTTCAGCGTGGGAGCACTGGTCTCCCCGATCCTGGCCGGGATGATCCTGAAGACCACGGGAAGCTGGAGGCTGGTCTTCTGGTTCGTCGCCCTGCCCACGATCCTGCTGGCTCTGATCGCCTGGCGTACCCCCTTCCCGGACCAGCGCGCGGGGGCGGCCAAGACGAAGCGCCCTGTGCCCCTGGGGACCCTTCTGCGCGATCGCTCGATCTTGCTGGGAGCGCTGGCTCTCTTCCTCTACGTCGGCGCCGAGGTGGGCGTCTCCAACTGGATCGTCCTCTACCTGAAGCGCCGGCTGGGATTCGCTACCCTGGCCTCGACCTCCGGGCTATCCGTGCTGTGGGTGGGGATCATGGTGGGCCGGTATCTGAACTCCCGGCTGGCCCGAACCCGCTCCAGCCGAGAGCTGGTGCTGTGGGCGGGCGTAGGCGGGCTGTTCACCGGCCTCGGGCTGCTCACGGCCCGCACCCCGCTGATGGCGTACGTCTGGCTGGGGGCGATCGGCTTGTGCATGTCCGGCGTGTTCCCCAACATCATGGCCGAACTGAACGGACGAGATCCGGCGCGAGCGGGCGCCGTGACGGGCATCCTGACGGTGGGGGCAGCCGCCGGCGCCATGGTCTCACAGCCGCTGCTGGGCGTGGTCGCCGAGCGAATGGGGCTGCCAGTGGCCATGGCGCTGCCAGGGATCATGATGGGTCTTTTGACCGTCGCGTACCTGGGGGCGGTCGACATCAAGCCCGGGGAACGGGAGATGGAGGCGGCCAATCCGTGA
- a CDS encoding zinc ribbon domain-containing protein encodes MIIVIAILMAAISVAIVAWPIVQQRRSNHVDTEGSDALAELMERRDSLLAAIKDLEFDYAMGKMAEEDFQVLNAQLRSEAIEVLKQIDQRQGVKPGKAAARLEREISRRRRKAAAPAEDLEAQIEAEIAALRRRSARRAPASDQAAGFCTRCGAPLEEGDRFCGRCGTPVASPDAA; translated from the coding sequence ATCGTGATAGCCATTCTCATGGCCGCCATCTCCGTCGCCATCGTCGCCTGGCCTATCGTGCAACAGAGGCGATCGAACCATGTGGATACCGAGGGATCCGACGCCCTCGCCGAGCTGATGGAGCGCCGGGACAGCCTGCTGGCCGCGATCAAGGATCTGGAGTTCGATTACGCGATGGGCAAGATGGCGGAAGAGGATTTTCAAGTCCTGAATGCCCAATTACGGTCGGAGGCGATCGAAGTCCTCAAGCAGATCGATCAGCGCCAGGGCGTCAAGCCTGGCAAAGCGGCAGCCCGCCTGGAGCGCGAGATCTCACGCCGACGACGCAAGGCCGCGGCCCCGGCCGAGGACCTCGAAGCCCAAATAGAGGCTGAGATCGCAGCGCTCCGCCGACGATCCGCCCGGCGGGCGCCCGCCTCCGATCAGGCAGCCGGATTCTGTACCCGGTGCGGGGCGCCGCTCGAGGAGGGGGACCGTTTCTGCGGGCGCTGTGGCACGCCCGTCGCCTCTCCGGACGCGGCATGA
- a CDS encoding 1-acyl-sn-glycerol-3-phosphate acyltransferase: protein MAIQLVRLPDTTEAVAARALETPWLYRFLRKVIRVLLTLLFRVEIIGAEHLNQPGGPLLVVTNHLHWLDPPIVFAIFPLRTTVFAAEKWSTHPIIGDLFRLVGNAIFVQRGEVDRRALGKALAVLKAGGVLGIAPEGTRSRTGKLQRGKGGAAYLASRTGAPILPIGLSGQEKAFRTLLCRLRRPTIRVVVGEPFTLPGTPNRAKGDELDAYTDMIMRRLAALLPPEYRGVYG, encoded by the coding sequence ATGGCCATACAGCTCGTTCGTCTGCCGGATACGACGGAGGCGGTGGCCGCGCGGGCGCTGGAGACCCCGTGGCTTTACCGCTTCCTGCGCAAAGTGATCCGCGTGCTCCTGACGCTGCTCTTTCGCGTCGAGATCATCGGGGCCGAACACCTCAACCAGCCGGGGGGGCCGCTGCTGGTCGTCACCAACCATCTGCACTGGCTGGACCCACCCATCGTCTTCGCCATCTTCCCCCTGCGCACCACGGTGTTCGCCGCGGAGAAGTGGAGCACGCATCCCATCATCGGCGACCTATTCCGGCTGGTCGGGAACGCGATCTTCGTCCAGCGGGGCGAGGTGGATCGCCGGGCGCTCGGGAAGGCGCTGGCCGTGCTGAAGGCGGGCGGGGTTCTGGGCATCGCGCCGGAGGGGACCCGCAGCAGAACGGGGAAGCTGCAACGCGGGAAAGGCGGGGCCGCGTATCTGGCCTCCCGGACCGGCGCGCCGATCCTTCCCATCGGCCTCAGCGGCCAGGAGAAGGCGTTTCGAACGCTCCTGTGCCGTCTGCGCCGCCCTACCATCCGAGTCGTCGTGGGAGAGCCCTTCACACTGCCCGGCACGCCCAACCGGGCCAAAGGAGACGAGCTGGACGCGTACACGGACATGATCATGCGCCGCCTGGCGGCGCTTCTCCCCCCGGAGTACCGCGGGGTTTATGGATAG
- a CDS encoding SCO1664 family protein, translated as MARDESAEERSQVDLEQAVAVDVGRILKLLSEGEIEPQGLIPWSSNYTFLVTVRDDTLAALAVYKPQRGETPLWDFPAGTLCLREMASYLVSQALGWPWIPPTVLREGPHGLGSLQLYIDHDPEVHYFTFREERLRDLLPIALFDLITNNADRKGGHCLLGRDGRIWAVDHGLTFHVQRKLRTVIWDFQGKPVPRRYLDDLRELRQHLMESGELREALGHLLSEEEIRAFVLRVERVLRVPRFPGPGPGRSHPWPLV; from the coding sequence ATGGCGCGGGACGAGTCAGCTGAGGAGAGATCGCAGGTTGACCTGGAACAGGCGGTAGCGGTTGATGTCGGTCGGATCCTGAAGCTGCTGAGCGAGGGCGAGATCGAGCCGCAAGGGCTGATCCCGTGGAGCTCCAACTATACCTTCCTGGTTACGGTCCGGGATGATACGCTGGCTGCGCTGGCCGTCTACAAGCCCCAGCGGGGTGAGACGCCGTTATGGGATTTCCCGGCGGGGACGTTGTGCCTGCGGGAGATGGCGTCGTATCTGGTCAGCCAGGCGTTGGGATGGCCGTGGATTCCTCCCACGGTGTTGCGTGAGGGGCCGCATGGGTTGGGATCGCTCCAGCTTTACATCGATCACGACCCAGAGGTTCACTATTTCACCTTTCGTGAGGAGCGCCTGCGGGATCTGCTTCCCATCGCCCTCTTCGATCTCATCACCAACAACGCGGATCGCAAAGGAGGGCACTGCCTGCTGGGGCGCGATGGGCGGATCTGGGCGGTGGACCATGGGCTGACCTTTCACGTCCAGCGCAAGCTGCGCACGGTGATCTGGGATTTTCAGGGCAAGCCGGTTCCCCGTCGATATCTGGACGATCTGAGGGAGTTGCGTCAGCATCTGATGGAGTCCGGCGAGTTGCGAGAGGCGTTGGGACACCTTCTCTCAGAGGAGGAGATCCGCGCGTTCGTCCTGCGTGTGGAGCGGGTGTTGCGGGTTCCGCGTTTCCCCGGGCCGGGCCCCGGGCGTAGTCACCCCTGGCCTCTCGTTTGA
- a CDS encoding LysM peptidoglycan-binding domain-containing protein → MIQTGHGSSTHPIWGVLLWLVVGWLLAGCGQVITRPTPTPTPKVAVPPRATPRPTATPAPYTPEPTPTPTVTPTPVIYVVQRGDNLLRIAGLYGISVEALQEANGITDPRRLQIGQELIIPQEEIASGEATPTPTPTPMPIEIENLTFHRAPTGELWCLGEVRNINQVPLEQVQIEIVLVDEAQKELARATTFVQADLIEAGKRAPFVVQFDGTPPPFASYRIGPLSAVPAYIGSYYRDLEVRDTNGQGERYAAYRVTGRIVNVGPEEAVGVNVVVTVYDALGRVIGVRRGVPKHNVIPRGGDTTFRIEVVPIGGPVATYTVLAQGRRLPTPTPILGD, encoded by the coding sequence ATGATTCAGACCGGACACGGGTCTTCCACACATCCTATCTGGGGCGTTCTTCTCTGGCTCGTAGTCGGCTGGCTGCTCGCCGGCTGCGGCCAGGTCATCACCCGACCCACCCCCACGCCGACGCCGAAGGTCGCGGTGCCACCGCGAGCCACCCCCCGGCCGACGGCCACCCCGGCTCCTTACACGCCGGAGCCCACCCCCACACCGACGGTCACCCCTACGCCGGTGATCTACGTCGTGCAGCGGGGGGACAACCTGCTTCGCATCGCCGGGCTCTACGGGATCAGCGTGGAGGCCTTACAGGAGGCCAACGGCATCACCGACCCGCGACGACTGCAGATCGGGCAAGAACTGATCATCCCCCAGGAGGAGATCGCGTCGGGCGAGGCCACCCCCACCCCCACACCCACCCCGATGCCCATCGAGATCGAAAACCTGACCTTCCACCGGGCCCCCACAGGGGAGTTGTGGTGTCTGGGTGAGGTGCGCAACATCAATCAGGTGCCTCTGGAGCAGGTGCAGATCGAGATCGTCCTGGTGGATGAGGCGCAGAAGGAGCTGGCGCGGGCCACGACCTTCGTGCAGGCGGACCTGATCGAAGCGGGCAAGCGGGCCCCCTTCGTGGTCCAGTTCGATGGCACCCCGCCGCCGTTCGCCAGCTATCGGATCGGGCCGCTCAGCGCGGTGCCCGCCTACATCGGAAGCTACTACCGCGATCTGGAGGTGCGAGACACGAACGGCCAGGGGGAGCGCTACGCGGCCTATCGGGTGACCGGACGCATCGTCAACGTGGGGCCGGAGGAGGCGGTCGGGGTCAACGTGGTCGTCACCGTTTACGACGCATTGGGGCGCGTGATCGGCGTGCGTCGGGGCGTCCCCAAGCACAACGTGATCCCTCGCGGCGGGGACACCACATTCCGGATCGAGGTCGTGCCCATCGGTGGGCCGGTCGCCACCTATACGGTGCTGGCCCAGGGGCGCCGGCTTCCCACACCAACTCCCATCCTCGGAGACTGA
- the serS gene encoding serine--tRNA ligase, whose product MLDIRIIREQTDMVRDAMRKLGAEDAPIDRVLELDAERRSLLAEVEELRARRNAGSKRIGQLMREGKREEAEAIKAEMSEIGQRINELDQRLRQVEAELHDAMLQIPNLPHPKVPVGRDERDNVVVRTEGEPRDFDFEPLPHWDLGPALGIIDFERGVKISGSRFYVLRGLGARLQRALITWMIDLHVSEHGYTEVYPPFVVKRECLVGTGQLPKFEDNLYHDVEDDLWWVPTAEVPVTNLYRDEILPPGSLPIYHVAYTPCWRREKMSAGRDVRGIKRGHQFDKVEMVKFVEPHTSDEELEKLVDNAEEVCRRLGIPHRVVQMCTGDLSFTAAIKYDVEMWAPGCREWLEVSSCSNFMDFQARRANIRYRPEPGARPEFVHTLNGSGLALPRVMIAILENYQQKDGSVIVPEVLRPYMGGVEVIR is encoded by the coding sequence ATGTTGGACATCCGCATCATCCGGGAACAGACGGATATGGTTCGAGATGCCATGCGCAAGCTGGGCGCGGAGGACGCGCCGATCGATCGAGTGTTGGAGCTGGATGCGGAGCGTCGGTCCCTGCTGGCGGAGGTGGAGGAGCTGCGCGCGCGTCGTAACGCCGGCAGCAAGCGGATTGGGCAGTTGATGCGAGAGGGAAAGCGGGAGGAGGCCGAGGCCATCAAGGCGGAGATGAGCGAGATCGGCCAGCGGATCAATGAGTTGGATCAGCGCCTGCGACAGGTGGAGGCTGAGCTGCACGATGCCATGTTGCAGATCCCCAACCTGCCACATCCCAAGGTGCCCGTGGGCAGGGACGAGCGCGACAACGTGGTGGTCCGCACGGAGGGGGAGCCGAGGGACTTCGACTTTGAGCCCCTCCCTCACTGGGACCTGGGGCCGGCCCTGGGGATCATCGACTTTGAGCGGGGCGTGAAGATCTCCGGCAGCCGGTTTTACGTGCTCAGGGGGCTGGGCGCCCGCCTGCAGCGCGCTCTGATCACCTGGATGATCGACCTGCACGTCAGCGAGCATGGCTACACGGAGGTCTATCCGCCCTTCGTGGTCAAGCGGGAGTGCCTGGTGGGGACGGGCCAGCTCCCCAAGTTCGAGGACAATCTCTATCACGACGTGGAGGACGATCTCTGGTGGGTCCCCACGGCGGAGGTCCCGGTCACGAACCTCTATCGGGACGAGATCCTGCCGCCCGGCAGCCTGCCCATCTATCACGTGGCATACACGCCCTGTTGGCGGCGTGAGAAGATGTCGGCCGGGCGGGATGTGCGCGGCATCAAGCGGGGGCATCAGTTCGACAAGGTGGAGATGGTGAAGTTCGTGGAGCCGCACACCTCGGACGAGGAGCTGGAGAAGCTGGTGGACAACGCAGAGGAGGTGTGCCGCCGCTTGGGCATCCCGCATCGCGTGGTGCAGATGTGCACGGGTGACCTGAGCTTCACGGCGGCCATCAAGTACGATGTGGAGATGTGGGCGCCGGGCTGCCGGGAGTGGCTGGAGGTCAGCTCCTGCTCGAACTTCATGGATTTCCAGGCGCGGCGGGCGAACATCCGATATCGGCCGGAGCCGGGTGCCAGGCCGGAGTTCGTGCACACGTTGAACGGGTCGGGGCTGGCGCTGCCGCGAGTGATGATCGCCATCCTGGAGAACTATCAGCAGAAGGATGGCTCCGTGATCGTGCCGGAGGTGTTGCGGCCTTACATGGGCGGCGTGGAGGTGATCCGGTGA